One genomic segment of Sphingobacteriales bacterium includes these proteins:
- the paaN gene encoding phenylacetic acid degradation protein PaaN gives MTLFEKHQSILENAVKAVFARTFFAQYPEHPGAYGPDAPGVGQTAYQNALNKPFEGLLQTGSNGVIGEEVSPYTGQALGITYPTAPPAVLVENAKKAAEQWQNTDVQTRAGLLIESLEQIKNRFFELAHATQHTTGQSFMMSFQASGPHALDRALETIAMGYAELTRFPENIVWDKPMGKFNLVLNKSFKAISKGIGLVIGCSTFPTWNTLPGLYANLITGNTVIVKPHPGAIMPIAIVVAELQKTLQNANFDANIVQLASDESKHPITTELAQHPDINLIDYTGGSAYGRFLEAIPNKTIFTEKSGINAVIIDSAHDLREVMRNIAFSVSLYSGQMCTAPQNIFIPANGIAIADGEVVSYAQAVDLLKNEIASLVLNPKAGPGTLGAIQNQNTLQRAQQAGNLGATVALAPPAVTNPEFTNARICAPTLLEVSAEATEIYQQELFGPIVIVVRTSSTAESVAIAADMVKQYGAITYSVYCTNAEKSQQITDTLNRVFAPVSLNLVGAAFVNQHAAFSDFHVTGGNPAGNASFTDGNFITRRFVWVGNRSPK, from the coding sequence ATGACCTTATTTGAAAAACACCAATCTATTTTAGAAAATGCGGTAAAAGCTGTTTTTGCGCGCACCTTTTTTGCACAATACCCCGAACATCCGGGCGCTTATGGCCCTGACGCCCCAGGTGTAGGCCAAACAGCCTACCAAAACGCCCTGAACAAACCCTTCGAAGGGCTGCTTCAAACAGGCAGTAACGGCGTAATTGGCGAAGAAGTATCGCCTTATACCGGCCAAGCCTTAGGTATCACCTACCCTACTGCACCGCCCGCCGTATTAGTCGAAAATGCAAAAAAAGCCGCCGAACAATGGCAAAACACCGATGTGCAAACCCGTGCAGGCCTGTTAATTGAAAGTTTAGAACAAATTAAAAACCGTTTTTTTGAGTTGGCGCACGCCACCCAACACACCACTGGCCAATCTTTTATGATGTCGTTTCAGGCATCGGGGCCACATGCTTTAGACCGCGCTTTAGAAACTATTGCCATGGGCTATGCCGAGCTTACTCGTTTTCCCGAAAATATTGTTTGGGACAAACCCATGGGCAAATTTAACTTGGTGCTGAACAAATCATTTAAAGCCATATCCAAAGGCATTGGCTTAGTAATAGGCTGCTCAACTTTTCCGACATGGAACACCTTGCCCGGCCTATATGCCAATTTAATTACCGGAAACACTGTCATTGTAAAACCACATCCGGGGGCAATTATGCCCATCGCAATTGTGGTAGCCGAATTACAAAAAACTTTACAAAATGCCAATTTCGATGCAAATATTGTGCAATTAGCCAGCGATGAAAGCAAACACCCAATAACCACTGAATTGGCACAACATCCGGATATTAATTTGATTGACTATACCGGAGGAAGTGCTTATGGCCGTTTTTTAGAAGCCATTCCGAACAAAACCATTTTTACTGAAAAATCCGGAATAAATGCGGTTATTATTGACTCGGCACATGATTTGCGCGAAGTAATGCGCAATATTGCTTTTTCGGTTAGTTTGTATTCGGGGCAAATGTGTACAGCACCTCAAAATATATTTATTCCCGCCAATGGTATTGCCATAGCCGATGGCGAGGTGGTAAGTTACGCCCAAGCGGTTGATTTGCTTAAAAACGAAATAGCAAGTTTAGTGCTAAACCCCAAAGCCGGACCCGGCACTTTAGGGGCTATCCAAAACCAAAACACCTTGCAGCGAGCGCAACAAGCAGGCAATTTAGGGGCAACCGTTGCCTTGGCACCTCCGGCGGTTACTAACCCCGAATTTACAAATGCACGCATTTGTGCTCCTACATTATTAGAAGTATCTGCCGAGGCTACCGAAATATACCAGCAAGAGTTATTTGGCCCTATTGTTATTGTGGTTCGCACAAGCTCAACCGCCGAGTCGGTGGCCATTGCTGCCGATATGGTTAAACAATATGGTGCCATCACTTACTCGGTGTATTGCACTAACGCCGAAAAATCCCAACAAATTACAGACACGTTAAACCGCGTGTTTGCCCCTGTATCGTTAAATTTAGTAGGTGCTGCCTTTGTAAATCAACACGCCGCTTTCTCCGACTTTCATGTTACGGGCGGCAACCCAGCAGGCAATGCCTCGTTTACCGATGGCAATTTTATTACCCGCCGTTTTGTATGGGTAGGCAACAGAAGCCCAAAATAA
- a CDS encoding NADH-quinone oxidoreductase subunit B, giving the protein MPTLVDKPEGYEGQGFFATTLDKAIGLARANSIWPLPFATSCCGIEFMATMGTNYDLARFGAERLSFSPRQADLLMVMGTIAKKMGPILKQVYEQMAEPRWVIAVGACASSGGIFDTYSVLQGIDKVIPVDVYVPGCPPRPEQIIDGFMRIQELVKNESLRRRHSPEYEHLLKYYEIH; this is encoded by the coding sequence ATGCCTACTTTAGTTGATAAACCCGAAGGCTACGAAGGACAAGGCTTTTTTGCCACCACGCTCGATAAAGCTATTGGCCTTGCCCGCGCTAACTCAATTTGGCCACTTCCCTTTGCCACCTCGTGCTGCGGTATTGAATTTATGGCAACCATGGGCACTAACTACGATTTAGCCCGATTTGGCGCCGAACGCCTAAGCTTCTCGCCCCGACAAGCCGACCTGCTCATGGTAATGGGCACCATAGCCAAAAAAATGGGGCCAATATTAAAACAAGTTTACGAACAAATGGCCGAACCCCGCTGGGTAATAGCCGTAGGTGCTTGCGCAAGCAGCGGCGGAATTTTTGACACCTACAGCGTACTGCAAGGTATTGATAAAGTTATTCCCGTTGACGTTTACGTACCTGGCTGCCCGCCCCGACCCGAACAAATTATTGACGGCTTTATGCGCATTCAAGAATTAGTAAAAAACGAATCGTTGCGCCGCCGACACTCGCCTGAATACGAGCATTTACTCAAATATTACGAAATACATTAA
- a CDS encoding 2-oxoacid:ferredoxin oxidoreductase subunit beta has protein sequence MSTVLAAKDFASDQDVRWCPGCGDYAILKQVQTVLAQSGFKPHEVVMVSGIGCSSRFPYYVNSYGIHSIHGRATAVATGLRLANPNLSIWVITGDGDSLSIGGNHTMHLLRRNVNLNVLLFNNQIYGLTKGQYSPTSEPQKITSSTPFGSIDHPLNPLALAMGADGSFIARSLDRDPKHLQAVLTRANQHQGTSFVEIYQNCNIFNDGAFEVFTESTTKKANGLFLQQGEPLTFGNNNEWGIRLDGYKPQVVSLTEGSTYSVNDLWVHEETDLFKAQILVRFFDDPNQPNISGADLNSDQASPGFLPRPFGVIYTHQRPAYDAQLTEQITQTTASKGKGNLNALLVGTDSWTVV, from the coding sequence ATGAGCACTGTATTAGCAGCTAAAGATTTTGCAAGCGACCAAGATGTTCGTTGGTGTCCGGGGTGTGGCGATTATGCCATTTTGAAGCAAGTGCAAACCGTGCTTGCCCAATCCGGATTTAAGCCACATGAAGTTGTAATGGTGTCAGGTATTGGTTGCTCATCTCGGTTTCCGTATTATGTAAATTCATACGGCATACACTCTATTCATGGGCGGGCAACTGCCGTGGCTACCGGACTGCGCTTAGCCAATCCAAATTTAAGTATATGGGTTATTACCGGCGATGGCGATAGTTTATCAATTGGTGGCAACCACACCATGCACTTATTGCGCCGCAATGTAAACCTTAACGTTTTGCTGTTTAATAACCAAATTTATGGCCTAACAAAAGGGCAGTACTCGCCAACCAGCGAACCACAAAAAATTACATCCTCAACGCCGTTTGGCTCAATAGACCACCCTTTGAACCCCTTAGCGTTGGCGATGGGCGCCGATGGAAGTTTTATTGCCCGCTCGTTAGACCGCGACCCCAAACACCTGCAAGCTGTTTTAACACGTGCCAACCAACACCAGGGCACTTCGTTTGTTGAAATATACCAAAACTGCAATATTTTTAACGATGGTGCTTTTGAAGTGTTTACCGAATCGACTACTAAAAAAGCCAATGGCCTGTTTTTACAACAAGGCGAACCTTTAACCTTTGGCAATAACAACGAATGGGGTATCCGGTTAGATGGTTATAAACCACAGGTAGTATCTTTAACGGAAGGCTCGACATATTCGGTAAACGATTTATGGGTACACGAGGAAACCGACTTGTTTAAAGCCCAAATATTAGTGCGGTTTTTTGACGACCCCAATCAGCCCAACATTTCCGGAGCAGACTTAAACAGCGACCAAGCCTCGCCCGGCTTTTTACCGCGCCCATTTGGCGTAATATATACACACCAGCGCCCTGCCTACGATGCCCAGCTAACCGAACAAATAACCCAAACAACAGCTTCTAAGGGCAAAGGCAACCTAAATGCCTTATTGGTCGGTACTGATTCGTGGACGGTAGTATAA
- the rbfA gene encoding 30S ribosome-binding factor RbfA, translating to MESIKQRQVAHLLEESLADVFLRHGREVYKTAFVTITKIYVTPDLLTARIYVSIYNVSDKNQVLEQINDGSHLIKRHLTQKIHNKLRRMPVLEFFLDDSLDEAIRLNDLFQRLNTPPATE from the coding sequence ATGGAAAGTATCAAACAACGACAGGTTGCCCATTTATTGGAAGAATCCCTTGCAGATGTGTTTCTAAGGCATGGACGGGAAGTGTATAAAACTGCATTTGTAACCATCACTAAAATATACGTAACCCCCGATTTATTGACTGCACGTATTTATGTGAGTATTTATAATGTGTCTGACAAAAATCAGGTACTCGAGCAAATAAATGACGGGAGCCATTTGATTAAACGGCATTTAACCCAGAAAATTCATAATAAATTGCGCCGGATGCCGGTGTTAGAGTTTTTCTTAGACGACTCATTAGATGAGGCAATTCGTTTAAATGATTTGTTTCAGCGACTAAACACCCCTCCCGCAACCGAGTAA
- a CDS encoding NADH-quinone oxidoreductase subunit D, whose protein sequence is MNLRNPNPATRLDETIDGQIVTLNLGPTHPATHGVFQNILKMDGERILSAQPTIGYIHRAFEKIAEHRPYNQITPLTDRLNYCSSPINNMGWHMTVEKLLGVQLPKRVEYMRIIIMELSRIADHLVCNSVIGVDTGALTGFTYMFQEREKIYELFEEVCGARLTTNIGRIGGFERDFSPKFMEKLRHFLNDFPKRFEEFANLLERNRIFIDRTVNTGPISAERALAYSFAGPNLRAAGVDYDVRVMNPYSSYQDFDFIIPIGTNGDTYDRFMVRQEEIRQSLKLIKNAFENLPSGKHHADVPEFYLPPKDEVYTRSMEALIYHFKIVMGETKIPEGEVYHSVEGGNGELGFYLISDGGRSPYRLHFRRPCFIYYQAYPEMVQGGMLSDAILTMSSMNVIAGELDA, encoded by the coding sequence ATGAATTTACGCAACCCCAACCCCGCCACCCGATTAGACGAAACTATTGACGGCCAAATTGTAACTCTTAATTTAGGCCCAACGCACCCTGCCACACATGGCGTTTTTCAAAATATACTAAAAATGGACGGCGAACGCATTTTAAGTGCCCAACCAACCATTGGCTACATTCATCGCGCGTTCGAAAAAATAGCCGAACACCGCCCCTATAACCAAATTACCCCCCTTACCGACAGGCTCAATTACTGCTCGTCGCCCATAAACAATATGGGCTGGCACATGACAGTCGAAAAACTGCTGGGCGTGCAACTGCCAAAACGCGTCGAATATATGCGTATTATTATAATGGAACTTTCGCGAATTGCCGACCACCTTGTTTGCAACAGCGTAATTGGTGTTGATACGGGCGCACTTACCGGATTTACTTATATGTTTCAAGAGCGCGAAAAAATTTATGAACTGTTTGAGGAAGTTTGCGGCGCAAGGCTAACTACTAATATTGGCCGGATTGGTGGCTTTGAGCGCGATTTTAGTCCAAAATTTATGGAAAAACTGCGCCATTTTTTAAACGACTTTCCTAAACGTTTTGAGGAGTTCGCAAACTTGTTAGAACGCAACCGCATTTTTATAGACCGCACCGTAAATACTGGCCCAATTAGTGCCGAACGCGCCTTAGCGTATAGTTTTGCCGGCCCCAACCTGCGCGCAGCAGGCGTTGATTACGACGTTAGGGTAATGAACCCCTACAGCAGCTACCAAGACTTTGATTTTATAATTCCAATAGGTACCAACGGCGATACTTACGACCGGTTTATGGTGCGACAAGAAGAAATTAGGCAAAGTCTTAAGCTAATTAAAAATGCCTTCGAAAATTTACCATCCGGAAAACACCACGCAGACGTGCCCGAATTTTACCTCCCGCCAAAAGATGAAGTATATACCAGAAGTATGGAAGCCCTCATTTATCATTTTAAAATAGTAATGGGCGAAACCAAAATTCCCGAAGGCGAGGTTTACCACAGCGTTGAAGGTGGTAATGGCGAGCTGGGCTTCTACCTTATTTCAGATGGTGGCCGTTCGCCCTACCGCCTGCACTTTAGACGACCCTGTTTTATTTATTACCAAGCATACCCCGAAATGGTACAAGGTGGTATGCTTAGCGACGCTATTTTAACCATGAGTAGCATGAACGTAATTGCCGGCGAACTTGACGCCTAA
- a CDS encoding ABC transporter ATP-binding protein, producing MNTYRQIAQYIKPYKGLVAANVILNLLAIVFSVLSLTMMVPFLQMLFGTQPITTNLPAFNWSLMWFKAAFDYKMGQLIAAGGQNTALFWVCVIIIVVFLLKNLFLYLASLKMANLHCSVLRDVRQKLFEKVLRLPLSYFTNERKGDLITRFTNDVQEIQIGAMSLVEAATRDPIAIIANLSLMLFISPSLTGFVLVILPLTGLIIGRIGKNLRKRSEQAQNQLGFLLSIVEEALSGLRIIKGFGASEAQTNRYSEQNQLQYKLLRKILKRRNLASPLTEFLSICVVALTLYVGGRMVLSGNSSLSAEQFILFVVIFSQILPPAKGLISAYYQLQKGAASLQRIQAVIKAPEPIVEQQKGIVLPAFTREISFNNVSFSYGSNQPAVKNINFTLKKGQTIAIVGESGAGKTTIIDLLMRFYDVTEGQILIDGIDLRELSLPEWRQLTGMVSQEPVLFNDTVHFNISLGNSKATRSEVIEAAKIAHAHEFIKQLPNNYDTTIGERGGKLSGGEKQRLTIARALLRNPSILLLDEATSALDAQNERLIQAALQNLLNDRTALVIAHRLATVQHAHLILVMEHGQIIERGTHAELLALNGQYAKMVRLQML from the coding sequence ATGAACACCTACCGGCAAATTGCCCAATATATAAAGCCATATAAAGGTTTAGTAGCTGCTAATGTAATTTTAAACTTGTTGGCCATTGTATTTAGTGTACTTTCGCTAACCATGATGGTGCCTTTTTTACAAATGTTATTTGGCACCCAACCCATAACTACCAATTTGCCCGCTTTTAACTGGTCGCTTATGTGGTTTAAAGCCGCCTTCGATTACAAAATGGGGCAACTGATTGCCGCAGGTGGGCAAAACACCGCACTTTTTTGGGTTTGTGTTATAATTATTGTTGTTTTTTTACTTAAAAACTTATTTTTATATTTAGCAAGCCTTAAAATGGCCAATTTACATTGCAGCGTTCTGCGCGATGTAAGGCAAAAACTGTTTGAAAAAGTTTTGCGTTTGCCCTTGTCGTACTTCACCAACGAGCGCAAAGGCGACCTCATTACCCGGTTTACCAACGATGTGCAAGAAATTCAAATTGGGGCTATGAGTTTGGTAGAGGCTGCCACCCGCGATCCCATTGCCATAATAGCAAATTTAAGCCTGATGCTGTTTATTAGTCCAAGTTTAACCGGATTTGTGCTGGTTATACTGCCTCTCACAGGGCTAATTATTGGCCGGATTGGCAAAAACCTGCGCAAACGCTCCGAGCAAGCTCAAAATCAATTAGGTTTTTTATTGTCAATTGTTGAAGAGGCATTATCAGGTTTGCGTATTATTAAAGGATTTGGAGCAAGCGAGGCACAAACAAATCGTTACAGCGAACAAAACCAGTTACAATACAAATTGCTCCGGAAAATTTTGAAACGCCGGAATTTAGCCTCTCCATTAACCGAGTTTTTAAGCATTTGCGTTGTAGCTCTAACGTTATATGTCGGCGGGCGTATGGTTTTATCCGGAAATTCGAGCCTTAGCGCCGAGCAATTTATATTATTTGTCGTTATTTTTTCGCAAATACTACCGCCGGCAAAAGGTTTAATTTCGGCTTATTACCAACTGCAAAAAGGTGCGGCCTCGTTGCAACGCATACAAGCGGTAATAAAGGCCCCCGAACCAATAGTTGAACAACAAAAAGGTATTGTTTTGCCTGCATTTACCCGCGAAATTAGCTTCAATAACGTATCCTTTAGTTATGGCAGCAACCAGCCTGCGGTTAAAAATATCAATTTTACCTTAAAAAAAGGGCAAACTATTGCCATTGTTGGCGAGTCGGGGGCAGGAAAAACTACCATTATTGATTTGTTAATGCGATTTTATGATGTTACCGAAGGGCAAATTTTGATTGATGGCATTGACCTTCGCGAACTCTCGCTGCCCGAGTGGCGGCAATTAACCGGAATGGTTTCGCAAGAGCCTGTATTATTTAACGACACGGTGCATTTTAACATATCGCTTGGCAACAGCAAAGCCACCCGCAGCGAAGTAATTGAAGCCGCAAAAATTGCCCATGCCCACGAGTTTATTAAACAATTACCCAATAATTACGACACAACTATTGGCGAACGCGGTGGTAAATTAAGCGGCGGCGAAAAACAAAGGCTAACCATTGCCCGCGCCCTGCTGCGAAACCCCTCAATTTTACTTTTAGACGAAGCCACATCTGCACTCGATGCCCAAAACGAGCGTCTAATACAAGCCGCCCTGCAAAACCTGCTCAACGACCGGACTGCTTTGGTAATTGCCCACCGGTTGGCAACGGTGCAACATGCACATCTAATTTTAGTAATGGAGCACGGTCAAATTATAGAGCGAGGCACCCACGCCGAATTATTGGCTTTAAATGGGCAATACGCAAAAATGGTGCGGCTGCAAATGTTGTAA
- the trpS gene encoding tryptophan--tRNA ligase, with the protein MEIVLSGSRPTGYVHLGNYLGAIRNYVRMQDNYKAYFFVADYHSLTTHLDTSELQKNTKLLLANYIGCGLDPNRCTIYIQSQVPEISELFCIFNNLAYKGELEKVPTFKDKVRDQESKNKTISAGLLTYPVLMSVDILIHRAHKVPVGKDQESHLEITRNLAQRFNYYTNSQFFPEPQGFNFGEDLLRVPSLDNTGKMSKSAANPNSAIFMTDDSELIRKKVMRAVTDSGPTQPNQTKPDAIGNLFDLMKLVSSQNTYDHFETTWNNCTIRYGDLKKQLAEDMAAFISPFREKILDLEQNVPYLQKVINEGAEKARHSASETLQGAKKLLRFNYFT; encoded by the coding sequence ATGGAAATTGTTTTAAGTGGGTCGAGGCCAACGGGATATGTACATTTAGGTAATTATTTAGGCGCTATCCGGAATTATGTGCGGATGCAAGACAATTATAAAGCTTATTTTTTTGTTGCCGACTATCATTCGCTTACCACCCACCTCGACACCTCCGAACTTCAAAAAAACACAAAACTATTATTAGCCAATTATATAGGCTGCGGTTTAGACCCTAACCGGTGTACTATTTACATACAAAGCCAAGTTCCCGAAATTAGTGAACTATTTTGTATTTTCAATAATTTAGCATACAAAGGCGAGTTAGAAAAAGTACCTACTTTTAAAGATAAGGTTCGAGACCAGGAAAGCAAAAATAAAACTATTAGTGCCGGATTATTGACTTATCCCGTTTTAATGTCAGTAGATATTTTGATTCACCGCGCACATAAGGTTCCGGTGGGCAAAGACCAGGAATCGCATTTAGAAATTACCCGCAATTTAGCGCAGCGTTTTAACTATTACACCAATTCGCAGTTTTTCCCCGAGCCACAAGGCTTTAATTTTGGCGAAGACCTATTGCGTGTTCCCAGCTTAGACAATACCGGAAAAATGTCGAAATCGGCAGCGAACCCAAATAGCGCTATTTTTATGACCGATGACAGCGAGTTAATCCGGAAAAAAGTGATGCGAGCCGTTACCGACTCAGGGCCTACTCAACCCAACCAAACCAAACCCGATGCCATAGGCAATCTTTTCGATTTAATGAAGCTTGTTTCGAGTCAAAATACTTATGACCATTTTGAAACAACCTGGAACAACTGCACCATTCGGTATGGCGACCTAAAAAAACAATTGGCCGAAGACATGGCCGCGTTTATTTCACCGTTTCGCGAGAAAATTTTAGACCTCGAACAAAATGTGCCCTATTTGCAGAAAGTAATAAACGAGGGTGCCGAAAAAGCCCGCCATAGCGCCAGCGAAACATTACAGGGAGCTAAAAAATTACTTCGCTTTAACTATTTTACTTAG
- a CDS encoding NADH-quinone oxidoreductase subunit C: MPLDNQHVLDRIRQQHPNAVHEFDDPYGLLTLEIAHPNIMAVLQFLRDDAEFQMIYLTDLCGLHYPNNSGKELGVVYHLHSLTHNFRLRLKTFFPVKNPHTPTATKLWPAANWMERETYDFFGIHFDGHPDLRRILNVDEMDYFPLRKEYPLEDGTRTDKDDRFFGRDGHVGIEFDDIKSLT, encoded by the coding sequence ATGCCCCTCGATAACCAACACGTCCTTGACCGTATCAGGCAACAACACCCCAACGCCGTACATGAGTTTGACGACCCTTATGGCTTGCTAACCCTCGAAATAGCACACCCAAACATAATGGCCGTACTGCAATTTTTGAGAGATGATGCCGAATTTCAAATGATTTATTTGACCGATTTATGCGGCCTGCATTACCCCAATAATTCCGGAAAAGAACTCGGCGTAGTTTATCATTTGCACAGCTTAACTCATAATTTCCGCCTCCGGTTAAAAACTTTCTTTCCGGTAAAAAACCCGCATACCCCCACCGCAACCAAACTTTGGCCAGCAGCAAACTGGATGGAACGCGAAACCTACGACTTCTTTGGTATCCATTTTGACGGGCACCCCGATTTGCGCCGAATACTAAACGTTGATGAAATGGACTATTTCCCCCTCCGGAAGGAATACCCCCTTGAAGACGGCACCCGAACCGATAAAGACGACCGCTTTTTTGGCCGCGACGGACATGTAGGAATAGAATTTGACGACATAAAATCGCTCACCTAA
- a CDS encoding DUF420 domain-containing protein, with translation MSSEFFSREQVWAKIIVLISVLVPVLVVALFYLAPPEVNTSFNWKILPKFHAVLNGTVSLLLLSSWYFIRNKKVKFHKICNITALILSAVFFVSYITYHTFTESTKFGEEGAIKYIYYFILLTHIVLAAIILPLILFTFLRAFSGNFQAHRKIARYTMPLWLYVSITGVIVYLLISPYY, from the coding sequence ATGTCTTCTGAATTTTTTTCGCGCGAGCAAGTTTGGGCAAAAATTATTGTTTTAATTTCGGTTCTTGTACCAGTTTTAGTGGTTGCCTTGTTTTACCTTGCTCCGCCCGAGGTTAATACTTCATTTAATTGGAAGATTTTACCTAAGTTTCATGCTGTTTTGAATGGCACGGTAAGTTTGCTGTTGTTATCAAGCTGGTATTTTATCCGGAATAAAAAAGTAAAATTCCACAAGATATGTAATATAACGGCCTTAATTTTGTCGGCTGTTTTTTTTGTGTCGTATATTACTTATCATACTTTTACCGAAAGTACTAAATTTGGCGAAGAAGGGGCAATAAAATATATATATTATTTTATACTTCTTACCCATATTGTATTGGCAGCTATTATTTTGCCTCTTATTTTGTTTACCTTTCTAAGGGCATTTTCGGGAAACTTTCAGGCGCACCGAAAAATTGCACGTTACACCATGCCGTTATGGCTATATGTATCTATTACAGGCGTAATTGTTTATTTGCTAATTTCTCCGTATTATTAA